The Pieris napi chromosome 14, ilPieNapi1.2, whole genome shotgun sequence genomic interval TAGCGGGTGCTAACTTTATTAAGACGTCTACTGGCAAAGAGGCGGTGAATGCAACTCTCCCTGTTGGCCTTGTAATGTGCCGTGCTATAAAGAGGTGTTACCaggattataatattaaggtaTGGAGACATATAACTTGAAGCACAAACAATTGAATACTCCGCTGGCCCAAAAAGTGGCCCTGCGGTATCTTTGCCGACCTACTGTTCTGAGCTATGAAACACATTTTTAGTTCTAtataacaaaatgtaaaatagtaaaaattgtatttgcaCTATATCTCTTAGGTGATTAGGTGTATTTCTGTGCCTATACATTGATGTGTtgggttatttttattcactttTAACTCCAAcgaatttaatatagattGGTTTTAATCTAACTTAAAGCTTACGAATTTATTCCATATACATACTTGATGTTTGAATGCTTTAAAGAAATCAATCACGGGCACACTCGGCAGTGGCAtagacaaattaataaaaatatatacagaatCATTGATGAGGCCGGCCTaaatgagtgtccatgggctgcgatgactgccctttttgggcttCCCGTATTTTCGTTTgccgattaaaaaaatatataaaatagtatgACTAATATGAATACAAGTTCTGTGTgtcgaaaaaaaaactaattggGACGTAAAGTCCCATTTCGAAACTCTGTCTAGGCTCTATGGCGACAGAATTCAAGGAGTCATTTCCCCCATGACCCCTTGAATTCTGTCCCCCGCTTGATCCGCCTTCCATCTTGACACTTAATtccttaatttttatcttgttacagGTTGGTTTAAAGCCTGCGGGTGGTATTAAAACAGCCCGTGATGCCGTCAATTGGTTAATTTTAGTCCAATCCGAGTTAGGCCCTGAGTGGGTAACGCCGGAGTACTTCAGGATTGGTGCCTCCAGCCTATTAGATGAGATTAAAAaggaattaaaattgttatctaCATTACCGGATGTGCTAAACTAACTATTCAATTTGAGGTTTAGTCAATGAAGTTCATTTCTGTCATCTGTCAAACCTGTCAAGTTGCCGGTAACTGTGACATGAAGACATTCCCTCTGACTAGGGCAATTACTCtctaaattttcataattattggCAGAATTAAATTGTGCCGACCCTgtatttaaactataataCATACGACGCTGAATGGCGCATTTTCCTAAGAAATCCAAATGTATGACAGTTACAGAGTAATGCATTACGCTCGTACtttgtaacttccaataggGACAGATACCGATCCTAAAGTTTTTGTATGCCACTTATTCGCGTGTAACATAAACTcaatattaagatattaaaagtACAGGGCTCTTATCCGTCTGATTCTATAGAAATTATCTCTGAAAGCTTTCGTACAAATAATACTGATTGTGGAACAATCGtactttttaagaaatatttttaataaaaaatatttgaattgttAATGCATTTTTGTACCGTTTTTTAAGAGATGTaccattttaaaaacttagaAGTAAGAAACTTAGgtcgtaattatttttaccaaaaaaagaaatattttatatgtttacatGTTTAATGGCAATGTTGTTGACATTTATagtctaataaatattatatatacaagtgTGTCTTATTCTACGGGAAATAACACCTCTTTGGCGCAACttactaaaaaattataacaataataacacttaaattacaataaaacccTAGTTAAAACGACTTACCTATCGGTACATAAGTCCGTATAAAATCGTTTTGAGCTTTACTTTTGATTACAATACTAATTTCCTAGTCACGTAACACTACTTGGGCATTAAGTGAGTCGCAAACAACCTTTATGGCCCCCTGTCTATGCTTTATAAAAATCGTCCTTTCAAGGTGAGCGGAATGTAGGTATACAAGCAATGAAAGTCGTTATATACCACAGACACAAccacaaaatatgtaaatttgtCGAATTTCGTAAATCGGACATAAACTTCTATCATTTCAAACataagataaatttaataaatatgattgtttaataataatattattcatttcgTTGACACAAGCCTAAAgggtatacaaaaatatatgtagaaGTAGGGTAAAAGTCCGAAGTCTCTTATTGTTGTCTCTGTATAGACCAAATATATTAAGTAGCTTGGAGTGAACTTTGACAGTAGTAAACCATaggtaataaattacaatttcattCTTGAACAACTGGTGGGTCTGCTCTGAAACCTAATTTCGGGTCAGCGTCGTATTTAACCACTCTGAGTTTTCCACCTTTATCCATGTAGCCATAGTGCCCTCTCACGTGACCATCGTTGTCGCGCTCTTCATAGCGAAATTGACGATTCTTCCTGTAATAGAAGAATTATAGAAACATTTCATcgactattttaataattcaaatttatagGATAAagaatattcaaaattttattcagtgaattcatttttttatttaatatgcgCAGTTCAAAGAGCAGTGCTGGAAACTAAAATATGttcgttttttgttttattttttttttgttctatggTACCAGCTCTTTCTGCtagaccgtattcaacgaagagcgattcgaatcgtcaacgatcagtcactttccgtgcggATCTCTCTAAATATTCCATCGCTTTTACCATgaagtgttcagaggagtttttCTGTCTAATACCTGAGCTGACTTTCATTGTCGGaagtcaaggcagaatacaaaataccatccgtatcacctcgacgtccgacgttccacaactgagcgttttaaggcagtttttgccacgctTCACtcctatgtggaaccagctgcccactaaagtatttccgaacccaACCGACCCCtcgagtgtccatgagcggcggtatcacttaacatctgtTGAGCCTCTTGCTCGTTTTCCTgctattagataaaaaaagtACTTGTCACAACACGTGTTATTACTGCATAGAGGTCTGCGTAATGTTACCCATTATTGCATcatcaaaatctatttaaaattaattcagtaggaattgtatttaaatatttagatactACTCGTGTAATTCCAATTTCCAAGCCCTGTACTTTAGTCTACTTACCCTTTTCCTGTATCATAACCAAATTGATAACTGTGAGGTCCGTTCATGCCGTGCATACGGAATTCCGTTCTTTCTCCTTTATTAGCCGGTACGTATACAGGCCTCTTCGCATTCTGCTTTGCAGGATAGCTCTCTTCTGTAAATGTTACGAGTATATGataagttaatttataagAGTTTCGAATATTGCATCACTCACGGGCtctgtaataaatttatatcatataaattttaactcAGCAGTTTCAGTTAATTGAACTTCGCTCTAACAGCCGCCGaacttctttattatattacaagttCATAAATTACCTTTAAACACAGCATATGTTTGTAAAAGTTAGATTAACTATGGATATGCatcaatttatgaaatatgctTACGTTCTGGGTAATCATGATTCGATTCTGAAGCTTGCTGTTCCGTAGGGGTAACAATTTCTTCATTATTCTGTGCATTTTCTTCAGGAACGATGACCTATAAACCACATAATcttatactttttatatcttactagctgaccgggcaaacgtcgttttgccatgtatatcgtttataataaaaaaattgggattgatcgtagaggggtgaaagttaagggttgtatgtattttttaatgctgtataaaaaaagaaaaacagaaaaaatatctaaaaataaaaaataaatatttagggggatgaaaaatagatgttgtccgattctcagacatacccaatatgcacacaaaatttcatgagaatcggtagagccgtttcggaggagtttaactacaacaccgcgacacgagaattgtgCATATCTTATAATACTACTATTTGTAGTGGTAATATTGATATTAGTTCACTTACCTGACTCACTTCCTGTTCCTTCTTCAGTTTTCTTTTCTCTTCTGCCTGAGCATACAGGAACTGTTTCTTCTCATCTATTGGTGTTATATAAATGCCGTCAATGCTTGGATAAGGGGTCAATGGCCTGAGAGGCTTAGCCCTCGGGATTTCCGTTAAATTTTCAGCGAATTGCGCAATTGGAATTGGGACAGGTTTGTACCCAACAAACTTCTTTGGGTACAATAACGTCGGTTGTTGCAATTTCGCAACGGGTTTCAAAGGATCCGCAAAGTAAAAATTGAGTGCATTTTCTAATGGCGGTAAAAGCATTGTGGCGGGTAATGCATCTCTATGTGATTTCGCTGTACGTAAGTTTTCTCGTTCAGGCGATTTTGTTATTTGTGTGGATGGCGCGATTGGATACCAATCGCTGTCGGACTGTTGTGGCTTGTAATACATTAGGGCTTCATTTGTAGGCGGAAGTAGATACGTTGCAGGTGCTTCGACGTCTTCTGATTTCAACATTTGGTGCAAAGGTTCCTGGATTGTAGGTACGTATATTGGTTTGTTTTCTAAATATGTTGAATCTGTGTTTTCTGAATTGGCAACGGGTACTTTTATTGCTGAGGCGAAGGCACTAAGTGCAGTGatctgtaattattatatgtggCGTGAGTGCAAATTATTGCGATTTTTtagaagataataaatatctatatctattacattcctataataaaataaataataaatcagtggcgctacaatttttttaagtctgtacctcagatttctgtatctgtttaatgatcacctacttgcctatattttgattgacaaatcaaattggcaagtaggtgcttagcctcctgtgcctgacacgtgTATCGACTTGTtcaaaggcaagccggtttcttcacgatgtttactTCACCGTTCGCGCGAATGTGTAATGCGCACATAGCAagatagtccattggtgcacagtcggggatcgaacctacgaactcagggatgagagtcgcacgctgaagccactaggctaataCTGgtctgttattatttaatatattgtgaTATAAACatccatagaaaaaaattgtagacAAGAcatcaaaatattcgtaattagTTACTAATTATCTATTTCtcatttacttttataaacttttatttttataaggtaaTAGTTGCATCATTTGCGGCAATATCCGGTCAAGAGATCTGTGTCACAAAAACCAAAATGTAAAAAAGTTTGAGGTTCATTGGACCAGATTggttttggttttatttgttcAATTGTAGGTTACATTAAACGAAAAGGTGGTAATAGCTAACCAATAATTGCCTATGAGTTTGTAAAGTTACAACATAAGGAAGTTTGTCACTTACACTTACAACAAGTTTTGAGTATGTGTATATACACTTACTTGTGTATATACACTTACTTGTGTATATACACATACTCAAAACTTAGTgtcaaaatattgtttgaCTTCCCGTCTGTTAAAgtgtctttatttattataatcgaTTCTTCAATTTAAGTGTAAGCCGTGAGCCTAACCGAACATAGTCTTGCTCGTTTTCCAAACACACTGGAGAACAgaaattataatcaaatatagCAGTTTGATGTATGTATTtccaattcaattcaaaatcatttattcatataggtaacaaaatatacacttatgaacgtcaaaaaataaatatatatgaaatgcttctaattttacgtttactgccagttctcaaatcaagggcgtagaacggaagagaaataaactctccgccactctttttaatcgccaagatttttgttttacacaatgtttgtaggAGCTGAAAcaattacaccatgttccacaaaacagcttaagtaattaataataataaaataaattaaaaacatagatTTGTCCTCtgtcagcaggaggcatgatGAAATAGGTATGTTCAGGATATTTCGCTGAACAATGAAGCTAAAATTGAGTTTAGTAGTATCAGAGCTAACATCTTACCAAAAATACCTCTTCCTCATTAATTTAGCGTAGATTTAGAAATGGTAATGTtagcaaaataaatattggaaTTTTCCGTAGGTGAAATTAACAACGTAAACAAACGGTTTGCGATTGCACCCCTATATTCGTTTTTGATTGACAAAGTGAAAAATATCGTTTGATGCTTGTGCTCTTGTTATCATTTGAATGACtgatttgaatatatttatttttaatacaatacatgaACCTTTCATTGTGTTCATGTcaaaagaaattataacaaaatgaTTAAACAATAAACCAAAAAACATCAAAAGAAATACTATATTGACGAAATTACtgtgaattatattttatagacttCATTAAATGAAATAGTAGTGTCAAGAGTATAAAAGtcagttttttgttaaagaattaattaatgaatatggtttataattattattatggaattatttattaagtttgatgttatttttattaaagaactGGGAGCATGAGGGAATTTTTACTTAACTAAACACattcctattattattttttatcaatagactcgaaacattttaaaatatttattgagttAGCTATAAACTACATCTTTGAtaacctatattttttttaaatagtggttgttataaaaatattgtatttgctATAATGATAATGAGTTCTGTTACTATTTTGTGGTATAGCTATTGATgcagaattatttttcactttctAGGAGTGACCCAGAAATCAATAGCTTTCAAGTTAATGCAGTTCATTGGGTAGTTTACCACGCGTTTTCAATTTCCACTGATATTTAGGCCATAGATTATATAGTTTAGTTATTGCGGGAtagatcttaaaaaaaaaatttacactttCTTTTTCAAACGTGTCGGCACAATGTTGGGTCATAGTTATATTtctaatttgttaattttgttttaagttttaatgtttttttaacttatgtactaaaaaggctTTATGAAATCAACTGCGTTTTTTGGATTTTGTAAACTTAAtggtaaaacttctttatagTGTAAAacagtattaac includes:
- the LOC125056309 gene encoding uncharacterized protein LOC125056309 gives rise to the protein MWKLFMITALSAFASAIKVPVANSENTDSTYLENKPIYVPTIQEPLHQMLKSEDVEAPATYLLPPTNEALMYYKPQQSDSDWYPIAPSTQITKSPERENLRTAKSHRDALPATMLLPPLENALNFYFADPLKPVAKLQQPTLLYPKKFVGYKPVPIPIAQFAENLTEIPRAKPLRPLTPYPSIDGIYITPIDEKKQFLYAQAEEKRKLKKEQEVSQVIVPEENAQNNEEIVTPTEQQASESNHDYPEQESYPAKQNAKRPVYVPANKGERTEFRMHGMNGPHSYQFGYDTGKGKNRQFRYEERDNDGHVRGHYGYMDKGGKLRVVKYDADPKLGFRADPPVVQE